A section of the Oryzias melastigma strain HK-1 linkage group LG2, ASM292280v2, whole genome shotgun sequence genome encodes:
- the pou3f3b gene encoding POU domain, class 3, transcription factor 3-B: MATAASNPYLPTNSILSSGSIVHSDAGGGGMQPGSVAVTSGSGGYRGDPSVKMVQSDFMQGAMAASNGGHMLSHAHQWVTSLPHAAAAAAAAAVAAAEAGSPWSSSPVGMTGSPQQQQDVKNPARDDLHTGTALHHRPPHLGPHHAHAGTWGNSLSGAQQQQPPPQQQQPPLIYSQPGGFTVNGLMSPGAQSLVHPLVRGDTPELEHHHHHHHPHAHHHPHAGVNSHDPHSDDDTPTSDDLEQFAKQFKQRRIKLGFTQADVGLALGTLYGNVFSQTTICRFEALQLSFKNMCKLKPLLNKWLEEADSSTGSPTSIDKIAAQGRKRKKRTSIEVSVKGALESHFLKCPKPSAQEISTLADNLQLEKEVVRVWFCNRRQKEKRMTPPGVAQTPEDVYSQVGNVSAETPPPSMDCKRMFSET; encoded by the coding sequence ATGGCCACCGCCGCGTCCAATCCTTACCTCCCCACCAACAGCATCCTCTCGTCCGGCTCCATCGTGCACTCTGACGCCGGAGGAGGGGGCATGCAGCCCGGCAGCGTCGCGGTGACGTCGGGCTCCGGGGGCTACAGGGGGGACCCCTCGGTGAAGATGGTGCAGAGTGACTTTATGCAGGGGGCCATGGCGGCCAGCAACGGGGGCCACATGCTGAGCCACGCGCACCAGTGGGTGACGTCGCTCCCGCACGCGGCcgcagccgccgccgccgccgcggTGGCCGCCGCCGAAGCCGGCTCGCCGTGGTCCTCCAGCCCGGTGGGGATGACGGGCagcccgcagcagcagcaggacgtgaAGAACCCCGCGCGGGACGACCTGCACACGGGCACCGCTCTGCACCACCGGCCGCCCCACCTGGGGCCGCACCACGCGCACGCCGGCACGTGGGGGAACTCCCTCTCCGgcgcgcagcagcagcagcccccgccgcagcagcagcagccgccgcTCATCTACTCCCAGCCGGGGGGGTTCACCGTCAACGGCCTGATGAGCCCCGGCGCGCAGAGCCTGGTGCACCCGCTGGTGCGGGGCGACACGCCGGAGCTGgagcaccaccaccaccaccaccacccgcACGCGCACCACCACCCGCACGCGGGGGTCAACAGCCACGACCCGCACTCGGACGACGACACGCCGACCTCCGACGACCTGGAGCAGTTCGCCAAGCAGTTCAAGCAGCGGCGGATCAAGCTGGGCTTCACCCAGGCGGACGTGGGCCTCGCCCTGGGCACCCTCTACGGCAACGTCTTCTCCCAGACCACCATCTGCAGGTTCGAGGCCCTGCAGCTCAGCTTCAAGAACATGTGCAAGCTCAAGCCGCTGCTGAACAAGTGGCTGGAGGAGGCCGACTCGTCCACGGGCAGCCCCACCAGCATCGACAAGATCGCCGCGCAGGGGCGCAAGCGCAAGAAGCGCACGTCCATTGAGGTGAGCGTCAAGGGGGCCCTGGAGAGCCACTTCCTCAAGTGCCCCAAGCCCTCGGCGCAGGAGATCAGCACGCTGGCGGACAACCTGCAGCTGGAGAAGGAGGTGGTCAGAGTGTGGTTTTGCAATAGGAGGCAGAAGGAGAAGCGGATGACGCCCCCCGGGGTGGCGCAGACGCCGGAGGATGTGTACTCTCAGGTCGGCAATGTGAGTGCAGAAACACCGCCCCCCTCCATGGACTGCAAACGAATGTTCAGTGAGACAtag